In the Archocentrus centrarchus isolate MPI-CPG fArcCen1 chromosome 11, fArcCen1, whole genome shotgun sequence genome, gtttacactgtgtttatttacaatgtacaaaaatgtttttcagcttcttgaaaaacctacagacggttcaCCGaacttccgctacagtcagcctcacggtccggaaaaggcggcagccattaaaaactctgtcgtgcaagaaggaagccggtaagacgtattggattgttttgttggtctgctgtatttgtgtagttagcttggaaatgcagttttatttttggaaaatattacttattgattttttaactttatataaaatctggcttcttctgaacaacccaaaatgtatataaaaagcagtggcggccgtgcatttcacacctaggccttcagtagtgatccgcctgaatcactccaccctcaataactattttatggcaataaaaacatctttttgtgcagaaatgcagtagaaagagctgttgcatcgcagattgagagctcatgtagccagaataaaagcatttaccgaagaaacaaacccaaggtgcacaagtctgcttttactgccgctacagctgcgacacatataaaaatgcattgataacaacctcataaaattattattaagagagaaacattttagtcatcgtgaccccgaaatgaaagttcctgcttgccccccccccaaaaaagccaatctaacagtctctttaagatttccctattattcttcaccttaacgtcgtggagctccgcttccctgcgcacttgctcgctcagctgatccgctctggtgtccccgaatgttttgcttgtaagtgtccggcagtgctttggtgtctcgttgctgccttggttaggcaagtcaaatttacaaacccagtgtggctccaaacaccatgttgatcagtggcaaacaacacgcactcccagcaatacaatttgcagtgttcctcggggcctgtgagccagtgctaccgctcgtaattagtggactgaaagtggtggacacatccttttcccggttgtgacaggcttgctagcttcggagttgcccgacctttcttaatgatgtccagcttttcttgaaaagtccgtcttggctttggcaataaatctacaaccaaatccatttcttctcctccttcagccattgtgggttgacaaaacagctataaaatcaacacaaccatatttttgcttgtgcagatcgctacagatgcagtttgctagctctggctagtacactgactatccaatcaaagtatatgaatatgctgacgttaccgtacgcctgctagagggcctcggtgttgccaactcataatctgattggttgatcaaactgtttgatcgacACTTATTTTTGTACTACGGGGCCTGCAGAACTGATTAtgaaggcctccaggcagatttctttgaccctggcaacaaatgatggctgaaatgtgattggttaaatgctttaatatgaaaatacacgtctggaaacagcgcgaccacaggaaaagctgtgaaaggaaccgtacaaaccatttGGAATAATGTaacaagtattgatggacaggatataattaacaccagtctgtgattcagatattttttaggccagcagagaaggccttgcaggccctgacggcccaccactgcactgcatcacctttttaataaaaaggtgatgcagtgcaggtgaaaataattaacattgaatgtttatagtttcagcagctgtaacattttgggacctaaagataaaaagtgtataatcagtttaaaggtgcctcaagggttaattcaattcaattcaattcaattcaattcaattcaattttatttatatagcagcaaatcacaacaaactgtcgcctcaaggcgacagtttgttgtgaccaaaatcaccaaaatcactgaagtacttttatcagtgttaaatgttttcaaagtacttgttcatttgtcttttattcacaggatgcaggagttggtactttgtcacataaccattgtttctgatgcattcagggtcttatctgctatgtgtgcattcaaagtcaagagactcaaactttcagtgtagtttcctgatttttcacaatatttcatatagtttcataatgacttaatgtgtgctctgtgtcaacagctgctggaggcgaggacgagtgacctggcagtgaaggaggttgccttctgggacggtgtcaccactgacctcatgttggatgaggaggatggcgtctcagagggcgtgtcgggctggattaagacccccaagcttccccagccaggagctcagtgacctctgagccaaactgcaagactgactagaagctcaccctaaatacaacgccgtgcaccataagtgtttgtatgctggaccatgctctgagagaaagccaccaccacatggcccagaagtagcaaagcattatatgtcataatgtttttgttttctttatatatatagattatacgatgtgtgtgtgtgtatgtgcatattgctttataaataaaacaaaaaaaaatattcaaacttgtgcctcacaatttgtttctcttaattgaattccttttagttgaggttattagcatggcatgaatacaacataacatacaaggtatatcacagaaataataattaaaaataatttttattactgggttattatttattagggaggggcttacccaggcctgtctttataaaggccaatggggggacagatctaccaaccaatcacatgtgaatactgaattgtgatgtcatttttatcatccaatgactgagaagccacgtgggtctcgccgctgcttcggcttgaggcactgctattcatatgtaaagtggagtcgttaacacctcgcgcctgccggctccccccgtacctctacccccccgctgcttctggtggtacgtaaacgaccatatccgtctcaggcgaacgaatatgcgctgccccgtatgctgacgaaagctgacgataactagcggcgcccgcgtcagtatacggggacggatatgcctcttttcatgcagtgttatGTGCTTTTCCCCCAAGTTCATAAAATTGTTGTTGAGACCTAATTATTGCCCTCTCTGCTTGATATGTATTCataatgttatattttaatttcaaattcaccaattttttttttttttgctctctgtgACGTTACTTTCAGTCCACTGTGTTCTTTAACACTGAACTGAATCTCAGGTACATACATATTTAATCTGTTCTCTTATTTCTGCTTTCTCACAAATACTTCTGTGAGGATCTGAGCAGGATACATCATTCCAGCTCTTCAGGTCAGGATTGCTAGTTTTTTCCGTCATCCTCACACAGTtctctccttcaggatttttccCTCTCCAATTATTTGGCTCCCCACTGAgccaaaaactaaaaatgaagAACAGAAAGAACTGGTTCAGTAAAAACTGGAAACTTTGATTCTGGaaattaaaaagatattttacaacaaTCAAacctttcagtcagtggtgtgtTGTCCACCCACATCCATCTGCCCTCTGCTGCTGAGTCTGTCAGTCCGATCCAGAACTTGTCCTCAGCTTCATTCATTAAGTTTCTCACTCTTCCATCCAGGAACCTctgaacagaaacagatgaTGAAAATGACCTTGTTAGACTTTTCTGTGCTGACATGATGAAACATAAAGATGTGATCAAACATGTGAGAacatgaagctgcagcagtgtttcatACCTGCTCCTCCCTGCTGTCTATGTTAACCAGGTCTCCTCCTTTAGCTCTACATTCAGCTCTGCTCTGGTTCCAGGAGGATTTACTGATGGAGAAATGATAGCACTTTCCTCCATGATGCTCCCAGCCTGCTTCACATC is a window encoding:
- the LOC115788208 gene encoding hepatic lectin-like, which gives rise to MPEAEVLYSDVKFTRGNRGVSGEAVSSSPDIIYSEVKLSKTQPATAEPPEGSQQVKSLSRRSKVTWERVGLLVLGALLAAAVAALGVTVSENLRNKEELKKQEELRNEPCDRCEAGWEHHGGKCYHFSISKSSWNQSRAECRAKGGDLVNIDSREEQRFLDGRVRNLMNEAEDKFWIGLTDSAAEGRWMWVDNTPLTESFWLSGEPNNWRGKNPEGENCVRMTEKTSNPDLKSWNDVSCSDPHRSICEKAEIREQIKYVCT